The Juglans regia cultivar Chandler chromosome 10, Walnut 2.0, whole genome shotgun sequence genome includes the window ATAAGTTCACATTGGCGAGTGCTTTGTCAGCCTGTGCCAACCTCGAGAAGTTAAGTCTTGGGAAACAAATCCATTCTTATATCATTAGAACTGAGTTCGAAACCTCTGGGGCAGTCAGGAATGCTTTGATTTCAATGTATGCCAAGTCTGGTGGGGTTGAAATTGCAAGGAAGATTGTAGAGCAAAGTGGATATTTGGATCTCAATGTTATAGCTTTTACAGCCCTGTTGGATGGCTACATCAAGCTTGGGGAAATAAAACCAGCCAGACAGATATTTGACTCACTAAGAGAACGTGATGTGGTTGCATGGACAGCCATGATTGTAGGTTATGTGCAGAATGGTTTGTATAATGATGCTCTGGAGCATTTTAGATCAATGGTTTTAAAGGGTCCCAAGCCAAACAGTCACACTCTTGCGGCCGTGTTAAGTGTCAGTTCAAGCTTGGCTTCTTTGTATTATGGCAAGCAAATTCATGCAAGTGCCATAAGATCATGGGAAGCATCGTCAGTTTCTGTGAGCAATGCTCTAATTACCATGTATGCTAAAGCTGGAAGCCTTAACAATGCAAAGCACGTATTCAATCTAATAAGGCAGAATAGAGATACTGTATCTTGGACTTCCATGATTATGGCTTTGGCTCAGCATGGTCATGGAGAAGAAGCCATAGAACTTTTTGAAGAGATGCTGGCAGGTGGTATTAAGCCTGACCATATAACTTATGTTGGTGTGCTCTCTGCCTGTACTCATGTGGGATTGGTCAAACAAGGAAGGAAATATTATTATCTGATGCAAGATCTTCATAAATTTGAACCCAGCTTAAGCcattatgcatgcatgattgaCCTGTTTGGGCGTGCAGGATTGCTACAAGAAGCACATGATTTCATAAAAAGTATGCCTGTCGAACCAGATGTTATATCTTGGGGTTCGCTTTTAGCTTCTTGTAAGGTTCACAAAAACATGGAGTTAGCAAAAGTTGCAGCAGAAAGATTGCTTCTTATTGAGCCTGACAACAGCGGGGCATACTCAGCCCTTGCCAATCTATATTCAGCTTGTGGGAGATGGAAGGATGCTGCTGAAATTAGAAAATCAATGAGAGATAGAGGAGTGAAGAAAGATCAAGGATTCAGTTGGCTTCAGATACAGAACAGAGTCCATGTCTTTGGGGTGGAAGATGGGCTTCACCCACAGAAGGATGCTATATACGATATGGTAGCAAATATCTGGAAAGACATAAAAAAGATGGGATTCATTCCGGATACTGAATCAGTACTGCATGACCTTGAACAGGAAGTCAAGGAACAGATTCTTCAACATCATAGTGAAAAACTTGCCATCGCATTTGGACTGATAAGTACTCCAGAGAACAGTACGTTGAGAATTATGAAGAACCTTAGAGTGTGTAATGACTGTCATTCTGCCATAAAATTTATCTCCAAGCTTGTGGGCAGAGAAATTATTGTGAGAGACTCTACTCGTTTTCACCATTTCAAGGATGGTTCTTGCTCTTGTCGGGATTATTGGTAGGCACAAGGATGTTTCAAGAAACATCTGACTTTTTCATGTTTGTGCTACCTGCTTTTCTTAACGCCTTGAGAACATTTACTAATTGCTTGTGCGGGGTTGCTGTATCTTTGGAGATAGCATGCAACTGCTTTGCCACAGTGGGTATTTTCAACTTGGATGTGACATTTATTGGAAGATCTTTATGCATGAGTCAACCTGAAAATATCTAAATTCTGGTACATGCTTACATTTATCGTTATGGGAAATACTATTGACACAAGAGATGGtgttgtttaattatttatgcatCAATACACTTCATACTCTGCTTTATCTTATGCCAAGGCCTTCTGACTATACAGTACCTTTATTTTTGTATCAATGTGAGGTCCAGCTACCTTGTATTGTCAAATAAAGTGGTCATATTTGTTGATTGATTGAGATTATAGTTTATAACTTAGAAAAGTGCCTTGCATGGTACTcctaatttgagaaaaaaagtcATTATGAGATTTGCCTTGCTTTACATCCAAAACATAAATGGTCACCGTAGGCAATTACACATACGAAATGCATATACTAGTCTACATGGAGTAATACCACgatgtggtattaaatgattggagactatttgTTATGGTCCACTTGTGGATCAATCATTTGTTGGTATATCATGGGTGTTGAGAAGATGATGGtgaaaagaatgataaatagaatttttctattacaTGATATGGTAGTGGCATAGATAAGTtagtttttctagaaacttaTGAGTATTATAGCCCTTTGGTTTAAGTAAGCCATTGCTTCGAAGGAAGGTCAGTTATGCGATTTCGTGCTAGTCATTTATATTTaggctttttgtttttgtctatGTAGAGCATCATTATCTGTCTGACCTTTTGGACAGAGTAAGTCTCTATTTGTGCATATTATCCATCTTTGATTCTTTGGATTCTTAATATATTCTTACTGCTATagctttgaataattataaaaattgttaattacaaaaaatattgttggtaaGCATTGCAAATTTGGAAAAGACGAGAggtaaaataataatcacaagatATTTGAACAATGATCTTTTTAGCTCTTTCAAACCTATGCAGGCTGCTCTCTTTTGAAGCTGCAGTTGTCAAACTTCTACATCTTTTACTAACAAGGTATTGGCTCTCTTTTTTATAGAATAGCTCTCTGCTAATCGAGTTTCTTCCTTTGCCCTGTAGATTTTGCCCCATAATGCTTACTTCTGTTGTAGCATGTTCTCTGtctcattttgtttgtaatcACTAGTATTTTTAAAGTTCCAAGACCTTTATCAGGCCGGAGAGTGAAGGGACTTAATGCAACCGTCCATCGTTTTGAACTGAACCAAAAAGGAGATTACAGTCCTCCACTTACGGTCTTTTTTGGATCAGACATGCCATTATACGCTCCATGGCACTCTTCAAGCTTTACTCGTGTTTCATTTGGCATTGAATCGGTACGCTTTCTTTCTCGCCAAGCATTCTGCCCTTCTTTTTTGTGTATGGTAGCgcaataaatgaaaattttcatcatttagaAGTCATATTGTTCGAAGTAATGTAAAAGGTTGGAGTTAACTGGGACATTTTAAGCAATCATTAGTTCGCTAATGCCTTGACAGCGAAGAGGTCATGAAATAAAGGGAGAATTAACACGGTCAGCATGCTGGAAATTAACATCGCCAGTCAAGAAAGAATACACTACTTTTGGAATGGCTATGAACCTGAAAATAGATAGTCCATCAAACccccttttttttcaaattaaaagcATTCGATACACCTTACGATTGATACACCTTGCGATCACAATCCGATTCAACTACACAATATCACTTTGTTCTGAGCAAAGCGAGTTCAGTTCAAAGCACAAACAACTTTTGAGACATCCAACAAATATTTTACATGACAAAGTTCCAAACTCTGAGCTCAAAATCCAAATCTTAAATATATGAACTTTGAGGAGAAGGTAATGTACAAGCACTAAAAATAACCCTAATTACAAATTTCCTCTTGATCAAATGGCCATTAATATATACAACTTCTCAATGGTGGGAGGCTGATTGAAAAATGGATCATGTCTATATATCTTCATAACAACACTACTGAAATGCACATCTGCTTGCCAAGGCATGCTACCGGTTGTGATAACCTCATGGCGATTTTGAGCTTGTAGCCTCCTCCATTATAAGACTAAGCAGCTTGTAGCCTCTTCCAGTTTGAGACTAAGCTGGCTCATGAGAACGAGTAGCCCAAAGTTTACTCAAAGCTCGAAAGCGTTGGAAGTACTCTCCCAAGGCAAGCAGGCCTCGAGCTGCCTGGCGGATAGTCAGGATGTGAAACATCTGTTCTAGGGCTTCCTCCCGAATATGGTCAGcctattaaaacaaaaacaccaTTTAGTCTGTACGTGCCATCAGAGGTTCAAAAAGGTGATCATGGAGGTACAACTTCttattaataacataataaGACCAGagtaattaatagaaaaaaaaaaaaaaggaatagatTGCTTCTTTAAATATTTGCTTCTATATGGTGAAATACTATGGTTGGAAGATATGGTGTGGAATGCTTTTTTACTATTACAACTTTGATGTTAACCACTTATGTGATCACTTAGTAGAACCCAACCATATTTACTAGTACTCCAGTCATGACCTAATCATTATCAAACTTGCAACCAAAGCATTACAAACTTCCAACCAAAACTATATTCCAATCTTCAGAAGATCTACTCGGATATAGGTTAATAAAACTGTTCGAGCCAACCTctgattataaatatagaaaagcTTTCAACATCCTCATGAcagtcttctttttctttggggAAAGGGGGGTGGGATGGAAATGCATGGGAAGATTCTTTAAAACTGGAGCCTCATTGCAGCATGAAATGGGAATgctgttttcttattttaatgcCTTTTTCATTTCTTGGGAAACTTGATAAGCACCTATGTCATTCCTGATTGCCCTTCCCACGGATCAAAGAGATTATGTCCAAATCAATTTTGGATGCAAGATCCACTGTTGATTGCAACAAAAAACTTGTTTAACCTTATCTTTTTCATGATCAAACAGTGGACTCTATTAAAACAGCCCAACACCTAGCTttaacaagaaacaaaaacacaaacggatgcacaaaaataattttaccgAACAATATTAGAACAAGTATACATGAAACATGTAAGGCTCTAGGACTTTTGCGTAGCTTCAAGTCTCACccatagaataaaatataaaagtcaCCTTGAATAGTAGGCCCATCACTGTTTTACTGAATGAAGGAATGCAAAAAATGAAAGGTGTAGTAGAATACATCCCTCAACAACTTCAAATGACAATTTAAGATCTGCAAGAATGAGTTTGCCCTTTCTAAATCAATAGCTTTCAATGCTTAAGCCTCTGGAGATTTCTAGGATACATGAAAAAATgcctctcatttttctttcaaggCACTTGCCCTACTTATAGCATCACTGCATCAGGTCCCTCAGAccaatgaaaataaatgaataatccgATAAGAagccaaaaacagaaaaacaaggaaaaaccAAATACCTAAACGGATTCTTTCCCAACACAATTTATATAGAATCGAAGTTGCTGTTATCTCAGTCAGAAGAAAGTATGTTCAGTCagaaatatgtaaaatataaactgTTAGCCTGCAGTCTTGGTCTGCATACATTGACAAGGGTTAATTTGATGGATCCTAATAGATATTGCAGAGAGAAGAGACAGATTCAGAAAGAAAGCAGCACAAGTATCAGTCATACTGAGAATCAGAATTGTATAGAAGCATTTAGCGTGTCCATGAGAAAATGCAATACATACCTCATTCACAAATTCCACTAGAGCTTCCAACTTCTTCATCGCAGGAGCCATCTGCGGGATGTAACTTCCTTCAATCAGTTGACTAGCTGCTACAGTCTCAGCCAGAGTTTGCTGGAGTCTCTCCATACCTTGCCAAAGAGCATCTTCTGCTTGCAGACATGCATCTCGAAGAACGACAACTTTCGCAGATTGTTGTTCTGTCATGGGGTTAAGCTGAGGCCCAAGCACCTGTAATCAACATCAATACAAGAATATTTTGTGCTCGACTATGGAATTACAGCAAAAggcattaaaaaataaatgaatgaatgcattttttctagtaaaaaaacagaaaaaggcAAAATAGATAGATACCTAACCCCATGACCCTAACAGGGGGATGCTCATAAATTCTATACTCAAGTGTATGCATAAGCCTAAATTCGAGGTTGCCTACAGCCACGTATTAGT containing:
- the LOC109004135 gene encoding pentatricopeptide repeat-containing protein At2g22070, with the protein product MEVPTSSSDFYAHLLQTSLKTKDSFAGKLIHARIIKAGLHLGVFLMNNLMNFYAKSGYVSDAHRILDEMTAKTIFSWNTMLSAYAKQGRLDEARRVFNEIPDRDSVSWTAMIVGYNQMGRFENAIRMFVEMIGSGVAPTQYTITNVLASCAAIEALEIGRKVHSFVVKLGLRSCVPATNSLLNMYVKCSDPLTAKVVFDRMRVKNTSSWNVMISLHMQSSRVDLALAQFQQMAERDVVSWNSMIAGCSQHGFNLEALEIFSNMLKDVLWKPDKFTLASALSACANLEKLSLGKQIHSYIIRTEFETSGAVRNALISMYAKSGGVEIARKIVEQSGYLDLNVIAFTALLDGYIKLGEIKPARQIFDSLRERDVVAWTAMIVGYVQNGLYNDALEHFRSMVLKGPKPNSHTLAAVLSVSSSLASLYYGKQIHASAIRSWEASSVSVSNALITMYAKAGSLNNAKHVFNLIRQNRDTVSWTSMIMALAQHGHGEEAIELFEEMLAGGIKPDHITYVGVLSACTHVGLVKQGRKYYYLMQDLHKFEPSLSHYACMIDLFGRAGLLQEAHDFIKSMPVEPDVISWGSLLASCKVHKNMELAKVAAERLLLIEPDNSGAYSALANLYSACGRWKDAAEIRKSMRDRGVKKDQGFSWLQIQNRVHVFGVEDGLHPQKDAIYDMVANIWKDIKKMGFIPDTESVLHDLEQEVKEQILQHHSEKLAIAFGLISTPENSTLRIMKNLRVCNDCHSAIKFISKLVGREIIVRDSTRFHHFKDGSCSCRDYW